The DNA segment ACGAAAGCACGAGAGAGCTTACAACCTCCATTCTCTATCTCAACCTAGGAAAGATCTTTTCAACACTAATCACATCTGCAGACTAGGTGGTTCGCAAGGTCTAGTATTTAATCTTCTCTCACAAAAGGTCAAAATGTTACGTAGTATATACTACTGTTTGATTCAAAAAATTAATTTTGagattaaataattaaatttgtgTTTTCCAAGGGCCACTTGCAATGTGTTTGATTCGGCACAGttgtaaataataaataaagataaAGGAGAAATAGCGAAATAGATTAAAAAGAATAATGCAACAGAGaaaattcttctttattttcAGTCCCGAAACAAAGTTTAATCAGAAAAAAGGGCTAGCACAAGATGTATTTTTGTTACAGAGAGGATTTTATTCGATGATCCTCTTTTTGAGCGTTGGAGCAACTTTTATAGCGGTGAAAAGAGAGCTGCTTTTTCGGGTTTCGAGCCAGCACGCCAGTGAATTAGGTAGTGAGTAGCGGAATCCTCGATAGTGGCTTCCATTACGGCGTATCGTAGATATCCTCGATCTATGGATAAAGTTAACTGAGTCTCCGAACTTATTTGACCACCTCTTCGATACTTGACCCTTCGATGACCATAACCTCAGAATCTTTCGAATTCGGCAATGAGTCCAGTCACTTAATTTCTAGATTTTAATTGTCACGTAGAACTTTTCGGTCAAATCGCGTGAAGATGGTAATTTTTACCCATACAACTACTACAAATTTTGACGCTAAATGAATTACATTGCAaacttatagcccgtttggccaagctgcaaaaatcagcttattttgagaagtgcttttttttaaaagtatttttctcaaaagtacttttggtgagaagcagtttgtatttgactaattagtttgaaaagcacttctgagcagcaattagtgtttgccCAAGCTTTAaaaaagtgtatttttctcaaaagtgcttctcaaaaaagtatttttggaaagaaactactttttctgcttctccaaaactgcttttgCTTTCTCCTCAAAAAcgcttttttttttccttctagaaacttggccaaacacttcaaattgaggccaaaagtgcttttggcaaaaaaaaaaagcacttttggccaaaaataagcttggccaaataggctattaATTTCTCCAAGTGGATTGTTGGGTTATTAATTCACTAGATTGTTAATTTAAACTTCAATACTCCTTGAAACTAATTATTTCACCATtgctaaaattttaatttattattCCTTTTCTGGTTTTAGTGCAATGGACAAGAAGTTCGAATAGGGaaggaaaaaagaacaaaataatcCTTATTCCTCATTCTTGGCGGCCGCCAAAATAAAAAACAAATTTCTCATCAtgactttttcttttacttccgcAATTAATCGGTTGAAAAATATTTCATATTAATACGAGAAGTAGGATTCAACTAcattacaatatatatatatatatttttacttttgcAATTAATCGGTTGAAGGTCATGTTGTTTCCTTATATTAAAAGGGGAAGCAGGATTCCACTAATTTAGCAATGGTCAGAAGCAGAAAGTCACAAGATCAGATCTCATATATTGtagtaattgaaatagaaatagtaATCTAATTTGTTAGTCAAGGAAAAAAACTTTACTCATTCCATTCAATTTAtatgatattttttttattaatctgTTTTAGAAAAAgaataatatatttaaaataatttaacttctaattttttatttattattagaaAAAAAGGTTTTATAAAATCACAAAGTTGAAAAATCACAATTTTCACAAATATTCTAACTAAAATGACGAGTTTCAGAAATTATCTTTAAGTTTTATAAATTGGATCAAAAGGAAAACAGAACATTACCCAGAAATGGAGGTAAGCCAAATTTCATTCTCTAAAAAAAAGTTTCCAGTCAAGCGTATGCCGTCTAGAAAGAACCAAAATaagtaagaaaaataagaaaaatgagtAAACAAATACTAGAATGAAATTCCACTCTACTGTATTTGCCTACCGTTGACTGCAATCTCAGTCCACGCTTTCAGACAACCAACCTCTCGCTTTCTTTCAAAACCCCCACCTTCCTTACCCGTTAATGGCGGCTTCTCCTTTTCCTTCTCTCTCTTCCACCCGTTTCCCTATTCTTTTACTTTCTCatcaattaaccaaaaccccCCATATTCTCCATGGATCCAGCACTTCAAGCTTTTCTAGCTGCTGCAGCAAGCTTCGTTGCAGTCATCTTAATCTTCGGTGCTCTCTATGTTTTCTGCAGAGACCCTAATAAACGACGCCGTACTGAGCCGACCCGGAATCGTCCCGAGACCCGAAACACCCGAGCAATAGCTAGTAATACGGAGCTTTCTTCCATCACGGTAACTGAAAGTGCAACGTTTGACCCGTCCCTGAACCGGATCTCCATGCCGGAGCTCGTCGACGCGACCCGAGATTTCTCGCCGGAACTTATCATCGGCGACGGCAGTTTCGGTATGGTGTATAAAGCTAAGCTCGCCTCCGGCGTCTCGGTCGCCGTGAAAAAGCTCTCCGCCGATGCTTTCCAAGGGTTCCGGGAGTTTCGGGCCGAGATGGAAACCCTCGGTAATATCCGGCACCCAAATATAGTCAAAATGCTCGGGTACTGTTCCACGGGTTCTGACCGGGTCCTAATTTACGAGTTCGTTGAAAAAGGTAGTCTCGACCAATGGCTTTACGACACGTCATCAGCATCCGACATGGCAGAATCAATCTCTTGGATGCCGTTAAGTTGGGTAACGAGAATTAACATTGTTAAAGGAGTTGCAAAAGGACTTGCTTATATGCACAATTTGGATACTGCAATTATTCATAGGGATATTAAAGCTAGTAATATCTTATTAGATGCAAATTTTGAAGCTTATATTGCTGATTTTGGATTGGCTAGGAGAATTCAAGGGTCACATTTACATGTTTCAACACAAGTAGCAGGTACAATGGGGTACATGCCACCAGAGTACATTAATGGTGCAACAAAGGCAACTACAAATGGAGATGTTTATAGTTTTGGTGTGCTAATGTTAGAGATTATTACAGGGAAGCGTCCTAATTTCCCATTTAAAGGAGAGGATGGTCGTGAAATTAGGCTTGTTAATTGGGTTAATGATATGGTGGTGCAAGAACGTTACATGGAAATGGTTGATGCCAATCTTTCAAAGGATGGATTGAAAGAAATTGCAGTTATTGAGTATTTTAAGATTGCAACAATGTGCGCTAATGAAAATTGTATAGATAGGCCTCCCATGAATGATGTTGTTGAGATATTGAACGGAATTCCAACAAGTTAAGGGTCGACATTCATTTCTTCTTAAGTATTCATAGATGAGAGCCTAAAAGACACCTTTGATTGCTCACCGATGTAAGGTAATATGTATTATTCTAAGTTTTATATTTAGTAGTTTAAAAATTGTAAAAAGTAGGACAATTTGTTGTTTTTAATATTAAGCGAATGAGATAACTACTTCAGAGATCCTAGCTAACTGAGATCTCGGAACTTGTGTAAATTTTTCAGGTACAGGTACATGTGTATATAATTGCACCAATTAAAATTCTTTTGACCTAAAGTATGTGTATGTGTATACCGCGTTGTCCTTCAATTCTGCCTTAACATGTCTTCCCTGTTCATTCATCCACTAAGGGGTTCAAACAAAAAAGTTAAACCAATGACTTGGAcattcaaaatataatatatggAAATAAAAAATAGATTTCGTCATATATATTTAATGTAATTTTTGGGGAAAGGGAATTCACCCAAACCCCCTTCCGCCCCTAAATTCGCCCCTAATATCGAGTCTCCCTTGTTCTGATGTTACTACTATAAAAAAGATATAAAGCACATGCCTTGATTTGTCTTTGCAAGAATGACATATGAGTAGTGGCATATGTGCATGTTCTCCGGATCATGCTTAGGAATCAAATGGAGTTGATGGATTAACAATACACTTGGGTTATTGAGTAGTTGCCGTGTTTTCTGGCTGAATATGGCAATGTCGCATCATGATTCATGG comes from the Nicotiana sylvestris chromosome 4, ASM39365v2, whole genome shotgun sequence genome and includes:
- the LOC104249278 gene encoding leucine-rich repeat receptor protein kinase EMS1; this translates as MDPALQAFLAAAASFVAVILIFGALYVFCRDPNKRRRTEPTRNRPETRNTRAIASNTELSSITVTESATFDPSLNRISMPELVDATRDFSPELIIGDGSFGMVYKAKLASGVSVAVKKLSADAFQGFREFRAEMETLGNIRHPNIVKMLGYCSTGSDRVLIYEFVEKGSLDQWLYDTSSASDMAESISWMPLSWVTRINIVKGVAKGLAYMHNLDTAIIHRDIKASNILLDANFEAYIADFGLARRIQGSHLHVSTQVAGTMGYMPPEYINGATKATTNGDVYSFGVLMLEIITGKRPNFPFKGEDGREIRLVNWVNDMVVQERYMEMVDANLSKDGLKEIAVIEYFKIATMCANENCIDRPPMNDVVEILNGIPTS